ttaaaaaattcgcatgcggactcctaattgcagctcattattttctaaaaaaacaaaatatccaTGCAAATTCCCACATTCAATTTCACtttagctaaaccgtataacaataataaaattaaaataaccttGACCCATTGCAGCCACGGATAATTTTTTctagttagaaaaaaaagaaagaatcaaGAGTTAGATGGCATCAATCAAGCTCGCGGAGGCTGACCCATCTCCATGAAAAACAGATCTATAATAATTTATGATGCCCACGTATATAGTGTATTTGGaaaagaaattctgctaacccAAAGATGATAATAAGAGAGAGAATCAGAGTAGATAATTTGCGTGGAAGGGTGAGCTTGCGGAGAAGTACGTCTGTAGGTGTGGGTCCGGAGGGATAGGTGACGGAGGAGTTAATTTTGATCTAATGCCTAATATATGTGGGTCCACcgttttaaatgaaaattaaaagtcagatatttttctcttttttagatttttgtttaaattattagagcgccacgtggcggcttagaaACGTTTGTAAGAGTTCCACGtgacggcttgagagcgtttgtaggaagtttaatagacttttattatatgataatagatagatggttAATATATATGTGTGGGTCCACcgttttaaatgaaaattaagaGTTAGATATTCTTCTCTTTTTTAGATTTTTGTTTAAATTATTAGAGCGCCGCGTGGCGGCTTGAgggcgtttgtagaaagtttaatggaattttaatatataatagataagtTAATAGATTTTGAAGTCAAAGTTTCTGTAGCATAGCTGTCATCGTGTTGAAGGGTAATACAATATAATGTATGCTTTTTGCGTGTTATTAATTACGTCCATGTTTTTTAGTTGGTAGGTTTCATGGGAGTTGAGAGTTGAGATAGTGAGCAGATTGTAAATTTGTACTAATGTGTATGTTGGATTGAATGATTGATTGTAAATTAGGTTGAATAATTGATATATACTATacatatgaaaaatttaaatctCAGGGCCCCAATTTGCATATCACCATGAGGCCCCAGAGTGGTAGAGACAGCCGCCCTGCTTTTTATATATACACGCGCATGCACCCTGCTAAATAAAATTGCAAGCCTGAGCGGGTCGGAGCATGTATACTACCATGGCGAGTAGGAGTAGGTTGGTAGCACGTCGGAGCAAGCCTGAGCTGGTGGCGCCGTCACGGCCGACGCCACACGAAACCAAGCTTCTCTCCGACCTCGACGATTTCCGCAACCACTACGAGTACACCCCACTCGTCGCCTTCTTCCGCAGCTCCGGCTCCGGCAACGAcgtcccatcgccgccgacgatgacCATCCGGACAGCAATTGGGGAGGCGCTCGTGTACTACTACCCACTGGCCGGCCGCCTGCGCGAGCTTCCCTGCGGCAAGCTGGTGGTGGACTGCACCGAGGAAGGGGTggtgttcgtcgccgccgaggctGACCTGCGCCTCGCTGACCTCGGCGAGCCACTGCTGCTGCCATTCCCGTGCTCTGGCGAGCTGCTCGTCTGCGACAACGCGAGATCAGATAGCCTGCATGTCGCCGTCGTTGACAAGCCATTGATCTTCATGCAGGTGACGGAATTCAAATGTGGAGGATTTGCCATTGCCATGCAAGGGAACCACTGCGTCGCCGATGGTTTTGGGGCCAGCCAGTTCATGAACGCCATCGCCGACCTCGCTCGCGGCGAGCCGCGCCCGCTCGTGCTCCCCGTGTGGGAGAGGCACCTCGTCATGGCGCGCGCGCCacccagcgtcgccgccgcgtacCCGGCGTTCAAGCCGCTCATCGACGGCGCCAGCAGCAACGACGTGATGCTCTCCACGCCGCTTGACACCATGGTGACCCGGCACTTCCTGTTCGGCCGGCGAGAGATGGCCGCGCTACggcgcctcctccccgcgcgcctcGGCCGGCGCTGCACGGACTTCCAGCTGCTCGCCGCCACGCTGTGGCGGTGCCGCACGGCGGCGCTGCCCTACGCCCCGCACCGGCGAGTGCATGCCTACCTCCCCCTTAGCATGCACGGAAGACGGTGGCTACACATCCCGGAAGGGTACTACGGCAACGCGCTCGCCTACTCCATTGCCGACGCCAGCGCCGGCGATCTGTGCGGTGGGACGCTAGGGCAGACGGTGGAGCAGGTCTGCGAGGCGAGGCTACAGGTGACGGGGGAGTACGTGAGATCGACGGTGGACTTGATGGCGTCGCTGCGTGGGCGCGGCATGGTGTTCGACGGGGTGTACGTGGTGTCGGACCTGAGGCGGCTCTTCGCAGAGCTGGACTTTGGGTGCGGAGAGTGGGTGGTCAGCGGCATGGCGCAGCCGATGCTGGCGACGTTCCTGGTGAGGTGCAGGAacgccgacggcgaggacgcggtGGCAGCGTCGATGCTGTTGCCGCCTTCGGTGATGGAGAGGTTTGCAGAGGAGCTTGCTGGGCTGATGATGAGCAGTAAGCACGACAACTCCAGCCCCCGACTTTAGAGTCTAGATGAATACAGGGTTCTGGGATTCGGACCGAATGGTCTGAATTTTGACGAATTTCATCCATTTCGATCGGTGAGGTCCGAGAGAATATGTCACTTCCATTTCATCTCAACTTGGTTCAAATTTGGTCAGATTTATCAAATTCGACCATGAAAATTACAAAATCCGTTCATTTCTGTGGGCCCTGAACATTTGTTTTCCAATCATATCCTGGTACCTCGATGAATATCGTCTTTACTACTCAAGATAATGTATACCGTTaaatatctttatctttatctatcTAAAAAATTGAGGATGCTTCTGTACTCACAGCACCTTGATCCGTCGTCGCCTCTTCGTAAGCACGCGACACAGCGCAACTGTCCAATCGTCCTCCGTTTAGATCGAGCTGTCAACACTGCACGATGAAGGGAATGGACCGCACGGCATTGATGCCCACATCTCAAACACACGTGGATTTCCGCCGCTCGGATCGTGTGAAGGCAATATAAGAGTGTGAACTCATGGTGAAAATGGCATTTATACCCAGCCCATTCGAAAGATAGATAACAAACAAGTACCCTATAAAACAAATTTCGGAGAACAGATAGGCGTAGAGCTACTCTGTTCAGTGCATGATCATAATCTAGAACTGTCTCCATTAGATCCCATCTTCTATATTACCGCTGATAAACTAAGTCCTGCTAAGATTTTAGACGTGTGCTACGTTTTATCATAGTATTAGCCAGTAAGTTATCTTTACATTGGACTTCCAGATGATCTATACTTTAACCATCGAGTTGACATTTAATATTATCTATCAATATCGGCCGATTGATTCATTGTACATCTATTTCATCATATTATTATTGGCCGATTGGATTGTTCATTATCTTTATCTAAGTGTTCAAATCTACATCGGATATATAGACGATTGTTTAAAACCCTATTGACATCGGCTAGTATCACTACATCGGTTTATT
Above is a window of Oryza sativa Japonica Group chromosome 10, ASM3414082v1 DNA encoding:
- the LOC9270642 gene encoding acyl transferase 1-like, which produces MYTTMASRSRLVARRSKPELVAPSRPTPHETKLLSDLDDFRNHYEYTPLVAFFRSSGSGNDVPSPPTMTIRTAIGEALVYYYPLAGRLRELPCGKLVVDCTEEGVVFVAAEADLRLADLGEPLLLPFPCSGELLVCDNARSDSLHVAVVDKPLIFMQVTEFKCGGFAIAMQGNHCVADGFGASQFMNAIADLARGEPRPLVLPVWERHLVMARAPPSVAAAYPAFKPLIDGASSNDVMLSTPLDTMVTRHFLFGRREMAALRRLLPARLGRRCTDFQLLAATLWRCRTAALPYAPHRRVHAYLPLSMHGRRWLHIPEGYYGNALAYSIADASAGDLCGGTLGQTVEQVCEARLQVTGEYVRSTVDLMASLRGRGMVFDGVYVVSDLRRLFAELDFGCGEWVVSGMAQPMLATFLVRCRNADGEDAVAASMLLPPSVMERFAEELAGLMMSSKHDNSSPRL